The segment GTGAGCTGGACAGTTGGATGTTGCCGCAGATTCGCCTGGCATCGGTTGACACCCCACTGTCACTGGACCAGCGAGTGGTCCCCCACGTTGCCAGCTTGACCCAGAGCAAACCGCTGCTGCAGTGGTACGTGGAACTGCCTGACAAGCGCCGACCGGTGATTCGATTTCAAGCATGGACCCAGGACCGTCAGGGCTTGAGTCGCTTTTTGGCGCCAGGAGAAGACCGAGTGCTGCCGGAGGCCGGAAGCCGCGGCGGCGATTTCTTTTACCGGTTGCATTACACCCTCAACATCAACTTCTGGAACATCGGTACGCGCCTGGTTGGCCTTGCCGCAATGCTGGGGCTAATCGCGTTGATAGCTGGCGTGTGTATCCATGCACGCCTGTTTCAGGACCTGTTCACGCTACGGGTAGACAAATCACCCAGGCGGTTGTTGGACATGCACAACCTGACCGGTGTGTTTGCTCTGCCTTTTCACTTCATCATCCTGTTGTCGGGGCTGCTGATCCTGTTCCCGATGTACCTTCCTGCCGGCATCCTGGCGGTGTATCAGGACCAGCCCTATCAGTTTGGCCAGGAGGCGGACGCAGCGTACAGTCGCCCGGCACTGGGTACAACGGGGTCATTGGCCTCGCTGGATCAGATGATGGCGCAAGCGCGATTGCACTGGGGCAATGGCGAACCGGCGTTTCTCAGGGTCTGGCACCCTGGAGATGCCAATGCCTACGTTGAGGTCAGCCGCTCGTTGGCTGACCGCATGAGTCAGGATGGGCAAACCCTGTACTTCGATGGCGCCAGCGCACATCTGCTGCACGAATCCCGATTGCCTGCAGCGGCCGCGACCTTCAAGTTTCTGGCCGGGTTGCACGTAACCCACTTTCAGCAACCGTGGCTGCGCGCCTTGTATTTTTTTGCAGGTTTGAGTGGTTGCGTGATGCTCGGCAGCGGCCTGCTGTACTGGCTGGAAAAGCGCCGCCTGCAGCAGGCTGCCGGGCGGTGGAGCGAGGTATCGATGACGCTGTTCAGCAGCGCGATGATCACTGGAATGCCATTGGCCACCCTGGCCATGCTGGTGGCCAATCGATTGCTACCGATCGGCCTGGCTGACCGTGCGAACTGGGAAATCACCCTTTTCTACTGGGTCTGGTTACCGGCGATCATGCATACCCTGTGGGCTATCCGGCGTTCAGCACAATCGCGCGCGCCCTGGGCAGAGCACCTGCTGGTGATCAGCGCAATGGCGCTGCTGGCAGTGTTCTCCAATGCCTGGAGCACGGGCGACCATCCATTGCAGTCGATGAAGCGGGGGCTCCCGGCGGTGGCGGGCGTGGATCTGGCATTAATGCTCATCGCGTTGCTCGCGGGAGTCATTGGTTGGCGCTTGCTCCGTCGCAAGCACCTAACAAGGTGAAAAATGGCTGACTGGCTATCGGATATCGCGGCGTTCGGCTTAATGATAATGGGGCTCAGCGCGCTAGCACTCAGTCAAATCCCCCAATCTCGCAGGATCACGCTTACCCGCAAGAGTCCCACAACACGAGTATTGCGTTGCGGCGCAACGCTGTTACTGGCCTTGAGTCTGCTGTTGAGCCTGACAAACCAGGGAGTTGTCATGGGAGCGGTAATCTGGACGCTGGCGATTACACCGTCAGGTATTGGCGTGACGATGATCCTCTGCTGGCACACACATCAGAGAAAAGAGTAGTCAGGCGCTTGCAGCTTAAATGTCCCAAGAACACTTGAACCGCTCATAAAAAAAGCACCAGCACAACAGGCACGTCAAGACCATCGAATCACAGCAGCGACCAGAAACAAAAAACCCCCGAAGCCATCAGGCATCAGGGGTTTTCTATGTAGTGGTGCCCAGAGACGGAATCGAACCGCCGACACGGGGATTTTCAATCCCCTGCTCTACCGACTGAGCTATCTGGGCAAGGCCGTAATTAAACGTTCTTTACAGCAGAGACGTCAAGCAACAAATAAAAAAAGATCAATGAATACCATCGGTTACGATTATCCGCCGTTGGGATACAACTCCCCGTCAACCAGCCTGGACACTGCACGGTGCAAGCGTTTCAACAACGCCTGGATTCTGCTGGCAGACTCTGCACTCAAGGGCTCACGCAACGAACCGATTTCGCACTCATTACAGGCCGCCGCTAAAGCGACAGCGCCTACCGTGGCAAAAGAGCCATGCATACGGTGTACATGATTGAGCAATTTCGATGTATTGCCTTCTTGCAAAGCCTGCTGCGCCTGCGCCAGATCTTGATGCATGGTGGTGATAAACAATCGGTGCATGCTCGGTGAAAGCGTAATCCAGTCTTCAAGATCATCTTTTTGCACAACCTCTTCGCCAGCCTGCAACGTGGGCGGCTGCGGTTGTGCTGACCGGGAACAGTAGACTGACAAGGTCTGGCGCAAGGTTGTCAGACTCAGCGGTTTGACCAGCCAGACGTTCATACCAGCCTTCAGGCATTGCTCTCCCTCCTCTCGCATCGCATTGGCTGTGACACCAATAATCGGCACCAGAGGGTCAAGCTCGCGCAAGCGGCGTGTCAGCTGATAGCCATCGAGCCTGGGCATATTGACGTCGGTAATCACCAAATCGAATGACGCCTCACTCCAACACAGCAAGGCTTGCTCACCATCCTCAGCCAAAGTTACCTGAACGCCCAAAGCCTCCAGCTGCTCCTTGAGAATCTCCCGATTGACGGGGTTATCTTCCGCAACCAAAACGCTCAACTCCAGACGTGAAAGAGGTAGCGGCACGCTGCTGGCTAACTCGGGAGCAGTTCCTTGCGCGACCTGCATCAGCGTTCTGGCGATGGCTCGTATGTCATAGGCGTTAACTTCCCATCCCCTCGAGGTCTTTTTGGGCTGGCTGCGACCCGTTTCAGTCGCTATCACATACTCTCCCGGCCAGTGCAGAGCAAGCTGCGAGTCTGGGTCGACATCCAGCAATATTGCATGGCTGGCGTGGGTATCCGATGCAGGGAGTGCTTGGGCCCGCGCCCCCCAACGATTTAGCCAGTCAATCAGAACCACTACGATATCACTGCGGGAGGCGCGCACATAGACACTCACTCCCTCAAGATCAATATCGGCACTCTTATCCAGCGGGCCAGCCATAACAGGCAAACTTATATTCAGTGAAAAGCTGCTGCCCAAGCCTGGCTCACTGACCACCCGCAGGTTCGCACCCATTATCTCGCCAAGTCGGGCACAAATAGACAAACCTAGGCCCGCACCACCTGCACGCTCGCTACCACCCACCTGGGAAAAGGGCTTAAACAGACGCGCCAGTTGCTCCTCACTGATCCCTACACCGGTATCGGAGACCTGCCACTGCAATGACACTTGACCATGCTCAAGGTCTGTCACCTTAAGCCTGAAGAGCACCCAGCCTGTATCGGTGAACTTGATCGCATTACTCAGCAGGTTGTCGATGATTTGCCGGATGCGCACCGCATCTCCGCACAAAAGTGCCGGTAAGTTCGCGTCCGCACAGGCAAATATTTTTAATCCCTTATTGCTCGCAGCAGCGGAATAACTGCGCACGCAATCTTCAAACACATCCAGAGGGCTGAATGTTTGGGCTTCGACAGCCATTTGCCCGGACTCGATTTTTGACACGTCCAACACGTCGCTGATCAATTGAAACAACACCGCTGATGAGCGCTGAATAGTGTGCAAGTACTCATGTTGGCGCTCACTCAGAGGCGTGAGTTCCAGTAGTTCTAGATTGCCAAGCACCCCGTACAAAGGGGTACGAATTTCATGGCTCATAGTGGCCAAAAATAGGGTTTTAGCCTTGCTGGCTTCATCAGCCGAACGACGTGCTTGCTCCATCAGGTTGGCGTCATCCACATGCCGGGTGATGTCGTTGAAACCGCAGAGCACTACGTCTTTGCCTTTGTAACGGGTGAAGACAAAACAGGCCTGCAGATAACGCCCAGCCACTTCGAGCTGCACCTCGCCCGACTCACGTTCACCATAATCACTCTTCAATAAAGCAATCAGTTCAGGGGTACCCTGCCATTCGTGCGCCCGCTGGTTTTCCAGCAAGACGACACCAGTCCCCCTTTCAACCACACACAGCCCAACGGGCGCGTTATCGAGCATGACCCGATTGAATTCTTCGCTTTCAGCCAAGGACAGGCTGGACTGCTGTGCGGGCTCGATGATCCGCACCCTGTACCAGCGATTGAAGCGCCAGCCAATCAGGACGAACAAAAGAAACAGGCCCGCCGCCCACATCAAGGGCCATTTCGCATAACCAAAGAAATTCTGATACGTGATGGCGTACAGGCCGATCCAAGGATCATCTCCGCCCGAGCTCAACTTGAAGCGCAGACCGTCACGGGCAAAACTCAACCCCGGCGCCAGCTCCTCGACATCCTGAACGTCACCCAACAGCACATCACCCGTAGGGGAAATCAGGGTAAGGCGACTGTTAGTGGGGCGCATCAACAAGCGTTCAAGGTCGCTGACATCGCTGACATCGAGCAAGGCGCTGAGAATCACCGAGTTCCCTTGATTGGCCGCCTGCATAAAGCGATCGGGAAGATCGACACTGATTGCGCCCACTATATATTTGCGTTTTTGAATGAGTTCGAGCGGGGCTTTCATCCACAGCACACGATCAGTGTTTAGCAAATGGCGCTGGGGCAAAAAAGAGTCGTACAAACGCTTGGTCACATCAAAAAAATTGTTGTTGAACAACAGGGGGTACTGACGGGTGCCATCAATACCGGGTACGGCGATGGTGAACTGAGCCGTGGGCGAAAACACAAACACCTGGGGTGCCGAATAATAAGAATCAGACCAGTAAGCCGTGAACAGATCAGTCAACTGAACGCCAAGCGAATAGACCCCCTGCATTTCACCCAGCGTGAACGTGTCTCGCTGGCTCACCGTAAACGGTAGAGACTTGGCAGTGTCTCGGTTTTGAAATAAAAGCTCATCACCCTGGCGCATCAATTCAATGTGCGAACGCGGCTTGGTATCCATCGAAAAGGTGCCGCTGGCGTGATCATAACTCTCAGCGCCTGTGCGTAAAAAAACTTCGTGCTCATGAATACTTTCGATCAACCGTGCGAAGTGAAAATCCGTCTTCTCGCGCTCCTCCATTAGTAGCCGGTTAACGGCCCAATAACTCATGCCCACCAACAACAGGGCAAGCCCGCTCAGCAGGAGCAACAACTTGTTCAGTCGCAGTGAACTCAGTGCCAGTGCACCGAGACGAACCGTTTTTTGCTTCATTATTAAGTGCCGTCATTTAGCTGGATGGAGCCTCGCATGCCCACTGCCTGCTCAGGTATCTAAACACTTCAAGAGGCACACAACACACCTTTGAGCGCCCGATATTAATCTTGACCGTACGAACAGGAATCGTCTGATGGAACTCCTCCACGTTTAGTTGCATCCTTTGCAACACCTGCTGCGGCAAGCCGTTAACAGGCTGGCTTTTAAAATAGATATCACACTTCATCGATTTGTAAAGGACGTCTCTAATGTTTCAAAAAATAGGCAAATACACAGCACTTTGTGGTTCTTCGATGCTGATCGTCATGGCTGCAGCTACCGCTCAAGCCGCTGATGGCCAGGTTGAATTCACCGGTGTCATCAACGACAACCCATGCACCATCAACAGCGAAAGCGTGAAGAAGTCCGTTGATATGGGCCAGGTTCGTATCGCTGACTTCGGCGACAGCGTTGGCGCTACAGCCAGCGTCTCCACTCCGTTCTCTATTTCTCTGGAGAACTGCAGCGGTCCGACCCTGAAAAACGCTTCCATCAAGTTCAGCGGCCAACAGGCCATGAACGATCCAACCTTGCTAGGTATGACCGGCGAAAACCAAGTCACTGGCATCGGCATTCAAATCAGCGACGTTAAGTCCAACATCAAACTGGCACTGAACACCGCCAGCCCAGATTACGAATTGCGCCCTCAAGGTAACACCTTTGATTTCAAAGCTACCTATGTACGCCTAGTAGCAGACACGGGTGGTGTGAGCGGAATCGGCACGGGTAAAGTTAACGCCTTGGCCAGCTTCGACGTGACTTACAAGTAATTTATGTTTTTAAACGAAAGAGCTCGCGATGAATCGCGAGCTCATTCGTTACGTTAAACAGAGGACACCCTTCATGCGTTTAAAAATTGCAGCCTTTTTGACACTGGCAGCAGTCTTTTGGCTGCCCCAGATTCAAGCGGGCGTCAATGTGGGCTCTACGCGAGTTATTTATCAAAGCAAAGATAAGGAAGCCAATCTTTCACTCTCAAACTCCGGTGACGACGGCGTACCGTATCTGGTGCAATCCTGGGTCAGTAAATTCGAAAAACCTGATGAGAGCGCAGATGAGTTCATCATCACCCCGCCGCTGTTTCGTCTGGACGCCAATAGCCAGAACATTTTGCGAGTCATTGCGACCAACGCGCAAAACTTGCCGACCGATAAAGAAAGCCTTTTTTTTCTCAATGTAAAGGCGATCCCGGCACTGAGTGAAGAGCAACGTAACCAGAACGTGTTGCAGATTGCACTCAAGACTACGATCAAACTGTTCTATCGTCCTGCCGATTTGAAAGGCACTTTGGTGCAAGCCGTTGATGGACTTCAATGGCGTGCGGATGGCGGTAATTTAAGTGTGCATAACCCGTCGGGATATAACGTGGTAGTCAGTGAGCTGCTGATCAACAACAGTGCCAGCAAAGGCATGCCTGAGGTCATCAAGCCAGGTAGTTCCATTACTACCAACATCCCGTTGAAAAACAGCGACACCCTCGAATTCAGCTACATCAATGAATACGGCAGTACGGTTAAGTCAACTCCTGTTATAGCTCGCTGAATACTGAACTACACGCCTACTGGAAGAACCATCTCATGCTGCGATTGCGCATGTGCGCGTTCGCGCGCCGAATTAATTACTGGGGCCTCCTCCCCCTCAGCGCGCTTAGTCTCACAACGACTGCAGCTCTCGCGGACTACAGCTTCGATTCCTCCTTTCTGGAGATTGGTGGCGGTACCAGTTCTGCCGAAGTAGCCGAGCAAGTAAAGGCCATGAGCCGTAGTCAACTTCCGGGCATTTATCGTGTCGATCTGTCACTGAACAATCGTCACATCGAACAGCGCGACTTACAGTTTGTGCGCGAAACGGCGAGTCAGACATCGACGCCTTCAGGTTTGTTTCCCTGCTTGAGCCTTCAGGCCCTGACTGATTTTGGCGTTGATCCAGAGCGCCTGAAAAACGCTGAGACCGGCGCTGACCACTGTGTGTACTTTCAGGGTGACCTGACCGGTATCACCTATGACTACGACTTCAATAAACAACACCTTGACCTGCAAGTGCCACAGGCATTTATCGGCAGCATTCCATTCGCAACCCGTCGTAAAAGCTGGAGCGATGGCGAGCAAGTAGCCTTTGCCAACTATAACTTTTCGGGCAGCAACTACGAGAATCAGTACGGTAATCGTCAATCCCAGTTTGGCAGTGTGCACAGCGGATTCAACAGCGGTGCCTGGCGCTTTCGAAACTTCTCGACCTGGCAGAAGAGCACCAACGTCGACGGCAACTGGAAGTCCGTGGACACCTATGTCCAGCGGGACCTGGGCAACATGATGGCCATTGCCACTGTCGGTGAAAGCTCAACCGACAGCGATCTGTTTGACACAATCTCGTACCGTGGCGTGGGCATCGCTTCTGACCTGGACATGCTGCCCGATGACTCGCGCAACTTCGCGCCTGTAGTACGTGGCGTGGCCAACGGGCGCTCGCTCGTAACGTTACGCCAACGCGGCTATGTGATCAGCGAACAGTGGGTGCCGTCCGGCCCGTTTGCACTCAAGGACCTGTACTCAACCTCGGGCAACGGTGATATCGAAGTCACGGTTGAAGGCCCCAATGGCGAGCGTCAGGTGTATATCCAGTCGTTCTCGTCCGTGCCCTACATGTTGCGCGAAGGTCAGCAAAGCTACGCCGTAACTGCAGGCCAGTATCGCCCTGCAGACGGTGCATTGGATTCGCAAAAGCCGGGTTTTTTACAAGGCACCTACCGCCGTGGACTGACTGACGGTACCACCTTGTTCGGTGGCACCATCGTCAGCGATCAATACCACTCGCTGTTGGCGGGTTTTGCCCATGACTTTTCGGGTTTCGGCGCAATTTCGCTGGACGTGACCCATGCCATCAGCGACGACATGGGCTCTGACTCAAAAACCCTGACGGGTCAGTCCTATCGTTTCCGTTATTCCAAGTCAATCGACCTGACAGACACCAGTTTCAGCCTGATTGGCTACCGCTATTCCACCAGCGGCTATTACAGCTTTAACGAAGCGATCAATGCGCGCGCCAACAACTCGCTCCAACCCTATGTGGACGAGACGCAGACCGACAGTGCGATGTACACCCCGTACTTGAGCGGCCATATGAAAAGCAGCATTACCGCCAACGTATCCCAGCAATTCGGCTCCTATGGCGGCATGTACGCCAACCTGACCAAAACCGATTACTGGAACCTGGCCAAGAGCAATACCTCTGTGCAATTAGGCTACAGCTTCAGTGTCGGGCGCGCGTCCTACAACCTGGGCGTGGCACAGAACAGCGGCGTCGCAGATGACATTCGCAGCGTGTCGCTGAGCGTCAGTATTCCTCTGGGCGATCCTGGCAGCAGCAGCCGTCTGGGCCTGAGCAACAGCCAGGATTCAAGCGGTAATGCCAGCCGCAACGCCACATACAGCGGCTCATATCTCCCGAATGACACCCTGTCTTACAACCTAGGCGTCAATCAGCAAGTCAGTGAAGATGAGCGCTTGCTCGGAGGTTCGGTCGCTGCCCGTTACAACGCGGCAAATGCCATATGGCACGGGTCTTACAACAAGGATCAGAACACCCGTCAGACGGATTATGGCGTGGAAGGCGCGATCGTCGCCACCCGTGACACCGTGATGCTGACCCAGCCTTTAGGCGAGACCAACATTATCGTGGCGACACGCGGTGCCGGGGATGTCGGCGTACTGACCAAAAGCGGAGTGAAAACCAACAGCAGTGGTTATACGATTATTTCTTCTGCCCAGCCATACCGGAAAAACAAGGTAGCGCTCGATACCGACTCGTTATCGGACAACACCGACGTCGAGCAACTGGTACAAGAGGTGACACCCAATCGCGGCGCCTTCGTATTGGCCAACTTCGAGACTCGTAACGGCCGCCGCCTGTTGATCAGCCTCAGTTCCAAAGACGGCAAGCCGGTACCCTTTGCTGCCGAGGCTCAGATTTATGGACTAGACGGCACCTTATTGAGCAACGCCATGGTGGCGGACAAGGGGCGGGCATTTCTGACCGGCGTACCCGAAAAATCGCGACTGGTGATCAATGTCAGCGGCCGGCAGTGGTGCGCCACGGATCTGGACCTGAACAATTACACGCTGTCAGAAACGGGCATCGGGCAACTGCAGATCAGTTGCGATACCCCATCGGCCGCCCATGCAGACACTAAAGGTACTCCCGATGCATAACTCAACAAACCTACTGCCCGGCTCACGCTGGGTGAAACGCAGCTTGCTGCTTGGCTTGCTGTTCGGCCTTGGTAGCCAACAGGCTTTTGCACTGATTCAGAACAACCTGGATTGTACCCCAGGAGGATGGGTGGTGGGAGGAACAGTTGATCTTGGCGATCTGGCACCAGGGGAATATTTTGAAGTAAGAATGATAGGTAATTGCCGAGTGACACGAAATTTCCCCTATGGTTCTTCGTTGCAGCAAACCCAAGTCCTGACCCAAACGCCAGGGCCAGCTTTGTCGATGATTGCGACGGCAGTAACTGGAGAAGTGGTTCCGGAACAGCCCTGGGGTGTCGCGTCATCCGTTTGCATGCCAACCAACGGCAGCGGATGTAAACCGCTGCCCGTCAATACCAGTAACGTCTACAACGTGATGTTTTCCATGCCCAAGGGTAGAGGCCCGACAACGCCAGGTAATTATACGATAACCCTAAACCTAACTAGCACCTCTATCAAAGGCTATGAAGGTTATGTCGATCTCATTCAATCCCTGACGCTGAAATATCGGATTGTAAATCCGGCCTGCTCCATGAGTTCGGGCACGGCCCTGAACCTCCCGTTCGGCACCCTGAACAGCAATGACTTCGCGACCTCCCAGCAACTTGCCAATATCACGCTGAACTGCACCCGCGGCACCCAAGCAACCGCCACCCTGATCCCCACCCAAAGTGCTGTCAGTGGCAGGCCCGGGGTTTCAGCGACCACCTTGGCCGGGCTGTCGATGGCCACCACCTGGGCCGATAACAACACCGCAGTAACGTTCAACAGCCCGCGCACGCTCAACCTGACGACAGGCACCAACACGATTCGCCTGGGTTTCCGGCCGAGTCTGAATACCAGTGCTTCACCTACTGGAAGTTTCACCAGCCAATACACCCTCAACATCAATTATCTCTGATCAACCACAGGAACCGATCATGAACTTGCGCTTAACACTGGCGGCGACACTTCTAACTGGCATGGCGTGCACGCCTGTTTATGCGGACGAAGCCGTAACCATCAACGTCAGTGGCACCCTGACACGAGCGCCTTGCGCCTTGACCAGCAGCAAAACATTGACCGCCAACTTTGGCAGCATCCGTACTGACCAGATAAACACAGCCAGTGCCGTCGATATTCCGGTCACCCTGAGCTGCCCTTCCAACTCGTCACTGAATGTCAGCATCAAGGCTTCAGGCGTCTATCAAGGCTCGACCACCTATGCGAGCACAACCAAGGCAAATCTTGTGTATACATTGACGTGGAAAAGTGACGGCACCGCGGCTAACGTCACCGGGACGAAACGCAACCTGACCAATCAAAGCGGCACCGTAAACCTGGGTTTGACTGCCAAGCTGTACGCGATCGCCGCACAGACCGAGGGTACTTTTACCGGGTCGTCCGTCATTACCCTCGAGTACCTGTAAGATGTTCAGGCAGGCCAAAGTGAGCCTGATTGCAGCACTGCTGTCGAGCTTAACGCTGTGCGGCAGCACAGTGTATGGCGCCGAGGACGCAAGCCAACTCGATATCACTGGCACCCTGATAAAGCCGCCCTGCACCGCCAGTTTCCCGGCGTCGCAGAGTGTTGATATTCCCAAGGTGAGCCTAAGTGCGCTGAGCGCAGACAGTTCTGACTGGACCGATGTGAACTTGAACTTTAAATGCCTCAAAGGCAGCCAGGTGCTGCTGCGCTTTACTGCAGGCAATGGTTCATTTGACAGTAATACCCTGCGTACCACCCTCGACAGAGTAGGGTTGAAAACCCGTCTGAGTGACATGACCAGCACAGCAAAAGTGGTGGATTTTAAGCTGGGCGAACAACATGCTTTGGCTGTTGAAGACACACTGCTGATGCTCAAACTTTCAGTCCGCCCAGTCAGGATCGGGAATCAGATGCCCGCAGCCGGGAGCTACACTTCAACGCTACTGATGGAAATGATCTACCTGTAAATCCGACCGATCAGGCAAACAGATTGGCTTTGAGACACAGAATCAGCAACGCCTGATCATTGTCGACATCCAGCTTGCGCATTGCCGAAATCTTCAGGGTGCTGATCGTTTTAATACTGCGGTTCAGGCTTTGCGCAATATCCCCGACACCCATGCCAGAAGCGAACAGTCGCAAGACTTCAAATTCTTTGACAGTTAATTGACTGAGCCTTTGCGTGACATCATCTACGCTGTCACTCGACGTGCCGTCGGGCATGTCTTGCTGGTAGTGACCCTCACGATAGAACGCATCCAGTGCGACCAAAATTTGCTCCAGACCGGAGCTTTTGGAAATGACCCCGCTGATGCCCAATTCATATAACCAGGTCAAAACCTGCGGGTTGGAAATCACTGTCAGAACGATCACCCGAGGCTCGGGAAAATGCCGGCGCAGGTATTCGACCAGACGCGAGCCATCGCCGTATTGATCGTCACCCGGCATGTTGTAGTCCGTAATAATCACATCAGGACGTAGCAGCGAAATCTTTTCGATTAGTTGGGAGGGACTCATTGCCTCTCCCACAACCTTGAATCGCGGGTCGCGCTCGATGATTTCACGCACGCCCATCAATACAATCGGGTGATCGTCGGCCAATAGGACTTTCATTTGCGGCATGGCTTACATAACTCCAACTTGCTGAGTAGTCACTGACGAGGCACGAGATCGTAGCCTCATGCCAGAGCAGTGACTACACGTTCCACAGGTCAGCCTTGATGCAATACGTGAGTAAAGCATGGTCATTAATCACTTCCAGCTTATGCATAGCAGCTACTTTATGGGTGCTGACTGTTTTGACACTTCGATTCAACTGACGGGCGATATCCCCCACGCTGTTGCCAGCAACAAATAGCCGTAGCACTTCAACCTCACGGGGCGACAGTGTGGAGAAACGCTCATCAATGACTTTTGGGTTGGTTAACACTGACGTGTTCGGGGCCGATGTCCGGGTATAGGACCGGCC is part of the Pseudomonas sp. ML2-2023-3 genome and harbors:
- a CDS encoding fimbrial protein, with amino-acid sequence MHNSTNLLPGSRWVKRSLLLGLLFGLGSQQAFALIQNNLDCTPGGWVVGGTVDLGDLAPGEYFEVRMIGNCRVTRNFPYGSSLQQTQVLTQTPGPALSMIATAVTGEVVPEQPWGVASSVCMPTNGSGCKPLPVNTSNVYNVMFSMPKGRGPTTPGNYTITLNLTSTSIKGYEGYVDLIQSLTLKYRIVNPACSMSSGTALNLPFGTLNSNDFATSQQLANITLNCTRGTQATATLIPTQSAVSGRPGVSATTLAGLSMATTWADNNTAVTFNSPRTLNLTTGTNTIRLGFRPSLNTSASPTGSFTSQYTLNINYL
- a CDS encoding fimbrial protein; this encodes MNLRLTLAATLLTGMACTPVYADEAVTINVSGTLTRAPCALTSSKTLTANFGSIRTDQINTASAVDIPVTLSCPSNSSLNVSIKASGVYQGSTTYASTTKANLVYTLTWKSDGTAANVTGTKRNLTNQSGTVNLGLTAKLYAIAAQTEGTFTGSSVITLEYL
- a CDS encoding fimbrial protein — its product is MSLIAALLSSLTLCGSTVYGAEDASQLDITGTLIKPPCTASFPASQSVDIPKVSLSALSADSSDWTDVNLNFKCLKGSQVLLRFTAGNGSFDSNTLRTTLDRVGLKTRLSDMTSTAKVVDFKLGEQHALAVEDTLLMLKLSVRPVRIGNQMPAAGSYTSTLLMEMIYL
- a CDS encoding response regulator, producing MPQMKVLLADDHPIVLMGVREIIERDPRFKVVGEAMSPSQLIEKISLLRPDVIITDYNMPGDDQYGDGSRLVEYLRRHFPEPRVIVLTVISNPQVLTWLYELGISGVISKSSGLEQILVALDAFYREGHYQQDMPDGTSSDSVDDVTQRLSQLTVKEFEVLRLFASGMGVGDIAQSLNRSIKTISTLKISAMRKLDVDNDQALLILCLKANLFA